In one window of Helianthus annuus cultivar XRQ/B chromosome 17, HanXRQr2.0-SUNRISE, whole genome shotgun sequence DNA:
- the LOC110925114 gene encoding protein FAR1-RELATED SEQUENCE 5-like, with amino-acid sequence MHVDCSRSSEAPVRSPDVVVSNNFMNNAFNDDQVMDIEEGSQDSQMQPMTIAVSGSSHGPSMFAESSRGQLDGPSNPYFVFDTPQGTRYWIPNVADKFIPVCGKSYPPFQDVLSMYELYAFELSSVFWADEISKLNYKTFGDVLAFDATYSTNRYKMVFVPFTGVDHHFQCVTFGAGLISTESIESYVWLLKAFLKAHGTQPTLVLSDQDPSMLQAVPMVFTESRHRLCMWHIMKKLPSKISADVLDNTDLRSCIHRLVWNVYIKPETFESRWNDLLQTFGLQDHSWLNDMYNIKHLWVPTYFRELPMCCLMKTTSRCESSNAAFKVNSTSANTLVQFMMCFENRVDSQRYRQRVSEFKTSSTMFTGNTDLAIEQHAFAIYTNAVFAQVQKEIIKGKFLCYITNQTETSDSSLLIDVTHLDKRNNITNVYQVTYKTVDQSTSCSCRNFTRIGYLCRHVFCVYRLKNVERIPPQYINDRWRRDALPKHVFSISSRYGVNPHAPSVMRNEIPDLVTECVDVARTDEDALAKLVDQLRDFKINVLSKQPLSTTENESNECQMEEIVRQPINIPVEVANPEVARNKGCGTHTRISGPGEKAKAKPPKRPKHLRLCKRCGLYVDDHDSRNCLKVAAMKAAKAAAEQQRQTATGD; translated from the exons ATGCATGTTGATTGTTCTCGGTCATCTGAAGCCCCTGTTAGATCCCCTGATGTTGTGGTATCCAACAATTTCATGAACAACGCGTTTAATGATGACCAGGTTATGGATATTGAAGAAG GATCCCAAGATTCCCAGATGCAGCCCATGACTATTGCTGTTTCTGGATCATCTCATGGTCCTTCTATGTTTGCTGAATCATCACGCGGCCAGTTAGACG GGCCTTCGAATCCATACTTTGTTTTTGATACCCCTCAGGGAACCCGTTACTGGATTCCTAACGTCGCTGATAAGTTCATACCAGTGTGTGGGAAATCTTATCCACCCTTTCAGGATGTTCTTTCCATGTATGAACTTTATGCGTTTGAA TTGTCCTCTGTATTCTGGGCTGATGAGATCTCAAAGCTAAACTACAAAACTTTTGGCGATGTCCTAGCGTTTGACGCAACTTACAGCACAAACAG GTACAAGATGGTTTTTGTGCCATTCACGGGTGTGGATCATCATTTCCAATGTGTTACATTTGGAGCGGGTTTGATATCAACCGAGTCCATTGAATCTTACGTGTGGTTGCTTAAGGCTTTCTTGAAGGCACACGGTACTCAACCAACTCTCGTGCTGAGTGATCAAGACCCATCCATGCTACAAGCTGTTCCTATGGTCTTTACCGAATCACGACACCGTCTATGCATGTGGCATATAATGAAAAAACTACCCTCCAAG ATCTCTGCCGACGTGCTCGATAACACTGATCTTCGGTCCTGCATTCACCGGTTGGTTTGGAATGTTTATATCAAACCTGAAACGTTTGAGTCCCGCTGGAATGATCTCCTACAAACATTTGGGCTTCAAGACCACAGCTGGTTGAACGACATGTACAACATCAAACATCTCTGGGTACCAACCTACTTCAGGGAACTGCCCATGtgttgcttgatgaagaccaCCTCCCGCTGCGAAAGCTCTAACGCTGCCTTCAAGGTTAACTCAACAAGCGCAAACACCCTTGTTCAATTTATGATGTGCTTTGAAAATAGGGTAGACAGCCAACGATATCGACAACGTGTTTCGGAGTTCAAAACCTCATCCACAATGTTCACTGGCAATACTGATTTAGCGATAGAACAGCACGCGTTCGCCATTTACACAAACGCTGTTTTCGCGCAAGTTCAAAAAGAGATAATTAAAGGGAAGTTTTTATGCTACATCACAAACCAAACCGAGACCAGTGATTCCAGTCTTCTGATAGACGTCACTCATTTGGATAAAAGGAACAACATCACAAACGTCTATCag GTTACGTATAAGACTGTGGATCAATCGACCAGTTGCTCATGCAGGAATTTCACACGTATCGGATATTTGTGTCGCCATGTCTTTTGCGTCTATCGCTTGAAAAATGTTGAAAGGATTCCACCACAATACATAAACGATAGGTGGCGTCGAGATGCCCTCCCCAAACATGTTTTTTCAATTTCCAGTCGATACGGAGTCAACCCACATGCACCATCCGTTATGCGGAATGAAATCCCCGACCTCGTTACTGAATGTGTTGATGTTGCTAGAACCGATGAGGATGCGTTGGCAAAACTGGTTGACCAACTCAGGGATTTCAAGATCAATGTTCTTTCCAAGCAACCTTTGTCAACaactgaaaatgaatcaaatgagTGTCAAATGGAAGAAATAGTTAGACAGCCAATCAACATTCCAGTCGAAGTTGCTAATCCAGAAGTTGCACGCAATAAAGGATGTGGTACTCATACTCGCATTTCTGGGCCCGGTGAGAAGGCCAAAGCAAAACCACCAAAACGTCCAAAGCATCTTCGTTTATGCAAGCGTTGTGGTCTGTATGTCGACGACCACGACTCACGCAACTGCCTTAAGGTGGCTGCAATGAAAGCAGCAAAGGCAGCTGCTGAACAACAAAGGCAGACCGCCACTGGCGACTGA